A region of Streptomyces cinnamoneus DNA encodes the following proteins:
- a CDS encoding amino-acid N-acetyltransferase: MPALSNAVTVRRARTSDVPAVRRLINTYARDRILLDKATVTLYEDIQEFWVAERDEDGTVIGCGALHVMWEDLAEVRTLAVDPEVKGAGVGHRVLDKLLGTARWLGVRRIFCLTFEVDFFAKHGFVEIGETPVDGDVYSELLRSYDEGVAEFLGLERVKPNTLGNSRMLLHL; the protein is encoded by the coding sequence ATGCCCGCTCTATCTAATGCCGTCACCGTCCGCAGGGCTCGCACCTCCGATGTGCCGGCCGTCCGCCGGCTCATCAACACCTACGCGCGCGACCGCATCCTCCTCGACAAAGCCACCGTGACGCTTTACGAGGACATCCAGGAGTTCTGGGTCGCGGAGCGGGACGAGGACGGTACGGTCATCGGGTGCGGCGCCCTGCACGTGATGTGGGAAGACCTCGCCGAGGTGCGCACTCTCGCCGTCGACCCCGAGGTCAAGGGCGCCGGGGTCGGCCACCGGGTACTGGACAAGCTGCTGGGCACGGCCCGCTGGCTGGGGGTGCGCCGCATTTTCTGCCTCACCTTCGAAGTCGACTTCTTCGCGAAGCACGGCTTCGTCGAGATCGGCGAGACGCCGGTGGACGGTGATGTCTACAGCGAGCTGCTGCGTTCCTATGACGAGGGTGTTGCCGAGTTCCTGGGTCTCGAACGGGTGAAGCCGAACACCCTTGGCAACAGCCGGATGCTTCTGCATCTGTGA